A region from the Vicia villosa cultivar HV-30 ecotype Madison, WI linkage group LG3, Vvil1.0, whole genome shotgun sequence genome encodes:
- the LOC131657439 gene encoding uncharacterized protein LOC131657439, with the protein MAELWRVFEGLKLSLALGYFKVEINVDSTMVVEAVERDGSMHIGYVAIFNQIKVLMNKLEGVTIAHSIRETNLCADDLTSVGCFIESEILIYNSPPSCISSFLAEDPCRVSSARLFPL; encoded by the coding sequence ATGGCGGAGTTATGGAGAGTTTTTGAAGGTTTGAAACTCTCATTAGCTCTTGGTTACTTTAAAGTGGAGATTAACGTTGATTCTACTATGGTGGTGGAAGCGGTTGAGAGAGATGGTTCTATGCATATTGGTTATGTGGcgatttttaatcaaattaaagttCTTATGAATAAGCTTGAAGGTGTTACAATTGCTCACTCTATTAGAGAAACAAATTTATGTGCTGACGATCTTACTTCCGTTGGGTGTTTTATTGAGTCCGAGATTTTGATTTATAATTCACCTCCTAGTTGTATCTCTAGTTTTTTAGCTGAGGACCCGTGTAGGGTGTCCTCCGCTAGGCTTTTCCCTCTTTAG
- the LOC131654782 gene encoding uncharacterized protein LOC131654782, with protein sequence MEENRQKLRKAVSDVSQEIEKCYSLEKERKFDDIEEVEEGVCHCCGLKEEYTKVYMREVEEEYCGKWLCGLCCEAVKERVRRSNEVTMQDALKCHIEFCQEYNATTRINPKLSLTLSMKEIAKRSLEKRKCKGMGVTKLDRSTSYP encoded by the exons ATG GAGGAGAATCGGCAAAAGCTTCGAAAGGCGGTCTCGGACGTGTCTCAAGAGATAGAGAAATGCTATAGCTTGGAAAAGGAGAGAAAGTTTGATGATATTGAAGAGGTGGAGGAAGGTGTATGCCATTGTTGTGGGCTGAAGGAGGAATATACAAAAGTTTATATGAGGGAAGTTGAAGAAGAATATTGTGGCAAATGGTTGTGTGGACTTTGTTGTGAAGCTGTTAAAGAAAGAGTAAGGAGAAGTAATGAAGTTACAATGCAAGATGCTTTGAAGTGTCATATAGAATTTTGTCAGGAATATAATGCCACAACAAGAATTAACCCTAAATTGTCGTTGACATTGTCTATGAAGGAAATAGCTAAGAGAAGTTTAGAGAAAAGGAAATGTAAGGGAATGGGTGTAACTAAGCTTGATAGGAGTACTAGTTATCCATAA